The following coding sequences lie in one Notolabrus celidotus isolate fNotCel1 chromosome 20, fNotCel1.pri, whole genome shotgun sequence genomic window:
- the junbb gene encoding junB proto-oncogene, AP-1 transcription factor subunit b yields the protein MSTKMEQPFYHDDSFMSPYGHSEAAMHDYKLLKQSMNLNLTEPYRNLKSQLRAETDLYQGGQQDVGSLKLASPELERLIIQNSNGVITTPTPGQYFYNRGITDEQEGFAEGFVKALDELHKINQMPPNVSIGAGGVTTCSAAASSVFGSSLQPEPPIYTTLSAYCPNTSLSSTSSYPTATISYLPPHQQCHPQTSTHPYQHSLPGSGLHPQRLVALKEEPQTVPDLLSSDGSPPMSPIDLETQERIKAERKRLRNRLAATKCRRRKLERIARLEDKVKILKNDNAGLSTTASVLRDQVAQLKQKVLTHVSSGCQLMLTSKMEAF from the coding sequence ATGTCTACAAAGATGGAACAGCCTTTTTATCATGACGACTCTTTCATGTCGCCTTACGGCCACTCAGAAGCTGCAATGCACGACTACAAGCTGCTAAAGCAGAGTATGAATTTGAACTTGACAGAGCCATACCGCAACCTGAAATCGCAGCTGAGAGCCGAGACAGACCTGTACCAAGGGGGGCAGCAGGACGTGGGGTCCCTGAAGCTCGCGTCCCCAGAGCTCGAGAGGCTCATCATCCAGAACAGTAACGGGGTGATCACCACTCCCACCCCGGGACAGTACTTCTACAACCGGGGCATCACGGATGAGCAGGAGGGCTTCGCGGAGGGGTTTGTGAAAGCCCTGGACGAGCTGCACAAGATAAACCAGATGCCCCCCAACGTGTCCATCGGAGCCGGCGGAGTCACAACGTGTTCGGCGGCGGCCTCTAGTGTCTTCGGCTCCTCCCTGCAGCCTGAACCTCCCATCTACACAACACTGAGCGCGTACTGCCCCAACACGAGCCTGTCTTCCACATCCAGCTACCCCACAGCCACCATCAGCTACCTGCCCCCGCACCAGCAGTGCCACCCGCAGACCTCCACGCACCCCTACCAGCACTCTCTCCCCGGCTCTGGGCTCCATCCGCAGCGGCTCGTGGCTCTCAAAGAGGAACCACAGACCGTGCCGGACCTCCTCAGCAGCGACGGCTCGCCTCCAATGTCCCCAATCGACTTGGAGACCCAGGAGAGGATCAAGGCGGAGCGCAAGAGGCTGAGGAACCGGCTGGCGGCCACTAAATGTCGGAGGCGCAAGCTGGAGCGCATCGCTCGGCTGGAGGACAAAGTCAAGATCCTGAAGAACGACAACGCGGGGCTCTCCACCACAGCGTCCGTGCTCCGGGACCAGGTCGCCCAGCTCAAACAGAAGGTCCTGACACATG